The genomic interval TGCCTGTTTCACGCCATGTCTTGACATTGCCTGCCACTATTTTCGCGGAACTTTCCCGGCTTGTCGGCGCGGAAATATGTGGCAGGACGGTCACTTTCGGGTGCTGCCAGAATGCGGAGGCGGGAGGTAGCGGCTCCTGTTCGAAGACATCGAGAACCGCATGCGAAAGCTGGCCGGAATCAAGCGCCGCGATCAGGTCATCGGCGACGACGACGGCTCCGCGGGCAAAATTGATGAGTGCGGCTCCCTTTTTCATGGCGCCGAGACGGTCGGCATTCAGAAGGCCGCGCGTCGCATCGGTCAGCGGCACCAGACAGACGAGAATGTCGCTTTTTTCCAGCAAGTCCTCCAGCCCGTCATCGCCCGTCAGCGTTGCCACTCCCTCGATTGCCTTGGCCGAGCGGCTCCAGCCGGAAACGTTGAAGCCTGCATGAAGCAGGCGTTGCGCCGCAGCCGTTCCAAGCGCGCCGAGGCCGAGGAGGCCGATGGTCATCTCGCCCGGATGCCGATAATCGAGTTCCTGCCAGAGGGCTTTTTGCTGGTTTTCGCGATAGGCCGGCATGTCGCGTTGCAGGTAATAGGTCCATGCCAGCACGGCTTCCGCCATCACGCGTGAAAGCTCCGGGTCTTTCAGCCTGACGATCGGCGGCGCCTTGTCTCCCAGTTCCAGCACGAGCCGTTCGACACCTGCCCACAGGCTGTGAATCCACGAAAGACCCGGCAAGGCGGCAATGTCGACTGGATCGGGATTGGCGACGATGGCGAAGTCCACCGCGCGTTTCTGCTCCCCGCTCAATTCGGAAAAGGAGAGGATTTCCTCTTCCGGCATGGCGTCGCGAAGCTCTTGCTTCCATATGGCCTCCGCTTGCGCATTCATCCGCGAAACAAGGGCGATGGGTGATGGCATGAAACTGGTCCTGCTTGCTGGCGATTGGTTGGTCGCCATCAATGCGTAATTTTGCGGGCAACGCCATAGGCTGGATGGCAAAATTTGAGCTGCAAAAAAAAGCGGCCCGGTTTGCACCGGGCCGCTACACCATTCAGGCGTTTTCCTTCACCGGCGGTTTGGCGTCGCCGTAATAGGCCGCGAATGTCTCGTGATAATGCTCAGAACCACCGGGGCCTGCATAACGCTGCAATTCCGTCATATCGGTCTTGTTGAGCACGATACCCAACGTCTTGTTGGCAATCTGTGGTTCGTTGGCCATCAGGTTCTGCACCATCTGGATCGGCGTCTTGCCCCATTCCGTCACGAAGACGAAACCATCGACCTGCGGTGCGAAGGCTTTTGCGTCGATGACGGGAACGACGGGTGCAAGGTCGACAATGATGTAGTCGCAGGCCTCACGCGCCGATTCGATGAATTTGCGCATGCCGGAGGAGGCAAGAAGCTCGCTTGAATGGGCAAACTGGTTGCTTGTGGAAACCGGAAGGATGCCCATTTTCGTGCGGGTATCGACCTTTACCGCCTGCGTCCACGGTATCTCGTCAAGCACGACCTCCACCAGACCGGCGGATTGCCGCGTTGTCAGCATGCGGCTAAGGCCAGGGTTGCGGATGTCGGCATCCACCACAAGCGTGCGCTTGCCGGTGGAGGCGATCAGACCGGCGAGATTGAGCGCCACGACCGATTTACCCTCGTTCGGCAGGCACGAGATGACGCCGATTACCCGGCACTGTCGTTCCTGGATAACGACATCAGCCGTCAGCTTCACGTTGCGCAGCGTCTCGGCAAAGCTTGAGCGCGGGCTGTCGACGGCAAGGCGCAGCATTTTCTGGAACGAGACCTGACCGTTTTCATCGATGGTCGTGCTCTCGCTGCCGGGGGTGGCGGCAGGGGTACCCGACTTTGCGGTTTCTGCACCCCGTTCCCCGATAAAGGGCAGGTAGCCCAGAAAACGCATGCGCAGATTGTCGCGCACATCGTTGCCGGTGTGGAAAAAGCGATCCCGGAACTCAAGAAGCGCTGCGATGCCGCCGCCCAGCATAAGGCCGAGAATGACGGAAAGCGCCATGGTCATCGTCTTTTTCGGGCTGGACGGAGCTGTCGGCAGACCCGCTTCGGAGATGATGCGGGCCTTGGCGATCGGCAGCGACTGTTTCTGGGATGCTTCTTCGAAGCGGCCGAGGTAGGACTGGTAAAGTGTGCGCAGAGCGGTTGCCCGCTGCTCCAGCTCACGCAATTGCACCATGGTGATATTGGCCTGCGAATTGCGGCCCGCCACGCGGTCGATATTGTCGCGAAGCGATTGCACACGGGAATTGGAGACGTCGTATTCGTTCTTCAGGCTGCCCGTAACCTGCTGCAGTTCCTGGAAGATCTGCCTTGCAATCTCTTTCTTCTCACTCTCCAGCGCTACCGCCTGAGGGTGGTCGGCGCCGAATTGCTGGACGACGCCCTGCAATCGGTCAGAGATCGTGATGTAGCGCTTGCGAAGGTCCTGAATGACCGAGTTATCGGCATCCCGCGCGGAAACGACTGCATTGTCAACGGCTGCATCCGGTCCCCGGTCGATGATGGATTTGTACTGGCCATAACGTGCAGCAGCCGTCGCGACATCCGCCTGCGCGGCAATCAGCTGGCCGTTGAGATCGGCCAACTGGCCTTCCGACATGAGCTCGCCGCGCGAAGAAACGATATTATTGTCCGTCTTGAATTTTTCGACGGCAAGCTGGGCGGCCTGCGCACGCTGGTTCAGGTCGCTCATGCGCTCCTGAAGCCACACGGAAGCGCGCTCGCTGGCGTCGAAATTGGCGTTCAGCTGTTCGGTCAGATAGGCCTGCGCATAGGTCTTGGCGATGAGCGCGGCAAGCTGCCGATCCGTCGAACGGGTGGAAATGGCGATGACCGAACTGCGGCCGACACGCTCTACGATCAGCGATTGTTGCAGCACGGCGGCTGCCTTTTCGCGGCGTCCGGCGCGGATTGCCGCTTCGGAGGCCGGCGGATCTCCGGGCAGGATGAGATCGACGATACCGCGCACGGAAGATTTCACGAGATCGACCGGCGACAGCGACGGATTGACGATGGTGTCGTTCTCGTCGAGCTTGGCCTTGTCGACCACGGTCAGCGCCATTTCCTTGGATTTCAGAATTTCCACAGCACTGGCGATACGGTTGTCGACGATCTGGGCGGCAGGTACCGGCGATTCCTCTTCCGCGTAACGGGAAAGGCTTTCATCCAGAAGCACCTGAGTCATCGCGGTGTAAACGGGGGTTGCAAGCACCAGATAAAGGCCGGCCAGAACCACAGCGGCGATGACCGAGGCGGCAATGACATTGGCGCGGCGCACCACGGCTGCCCAGAGGCGATCGAGGTCAATAAATGTGTCGGCATCCTTGCCGGGATCCGGAAAACCGATGCTGGATTTAAAGGTCTTGTGGTGCATGGACCTACCTTGTGAATTAAAAATGGTACGCGGGAAGCCGAGCAACGCTCGGCTTCCCGCCCCCCGTTATTGATGTGCCGACCGCCTCCCCGGCAGCACGATTAAAGTCAGGCCGCCTGAACGCGGCTTTCATGGTTTGCGACGAGTTCCTTGACGGAAGCGAGAACCTGCGCCTCCATGTCGGCACGCATCAGCGAGAAAGCGACATTGGCGGCGATGAAGCCCTGCTTGCTGCCGCAGTCGAATGTGCGACCGCTATACTTCTGCGCATGGAAGGCCTGCTTCTCAGCGAGCCGCTTCATGCCGTCAGTCAGCTGGATTTCGTTGCCCGCGCCACGCTCCTGTTTGGCGAGAATGTCGAAGATTTCCGGCTGCAGAATATAACGGCCGTTTAGATAATAATTCGAAGGCGCCCTGGATGGTTCCGGCTTCTCGACCATTTCGGTCACCGCAAAGCCGTGATTGACCTTCTGGCCGACACCAACGACGCCGTAGGATGACACTTCTTCCGGCAGGCATTCCTCAACACCGAGGATATTGCCGCCGACTTCGTCGTAGAGTTCCATCAACCCGGCAATGCAGCCGCGTGCGCCATAGGAAACCATATCAGGCAAAAGCAGCGCAAAAGGCTCCTTGCCCACCAGTTCGCGCGCGCACCAAACCGCGTGGCCGAGGCCGAGCGGCACCTGCTGGCGCGTGTAGCTGACTGTGCCTGCGACTGGCAGCATCTTTTCAAGCTGCAGCACCTGCACCGTCTTGCCGGAGCGGGTGAGCGTGTTGATAAGCTCGGGCGCGCTGTCGAAATAGTCTTCGATGGCGGTCTTGTTGCGGCTGGTTACGAAAATAATGTGCTCGATGCCGGCCTGCATTGCCTCATCGACGGCATATTGCACGACCGGCCGGTCGACGATCGTGAGCATTTCCTTCGGCATCGCCTTGGTGGCGGGCAAAAACCGCGTGCCGTTGCCGGCTACGGGAATGACGGCTTTTCTGACAGTTTTGTTCAGGTCCATCGCGTTCTCCTTCATCAAGGTTTGATCTGTCCCCAGTCCGCTTGCAGATTTTTCGCGCACAGATTTGTCCGCTCACAAATTTTACGAAATCTGCCTTTTCACCCCAGTATTTGCCGCGGGCGCAAACATCGCGTTCCGCAACCTCTTCAGCCGCACGGCAATGGGCATTCTCAAATGGCCCAGCACGGCGGGATCTCTGATCGTTGTCTTCAGCGCGCCGATAATCGAGCGGCGCTTGATGTCTTCCACCAATGTCAGGAAGTTACGGGCCAGTTGCAGGCTACGGCTTCTGGCCTGCTGCGCATCCATGGCGGCGGGCAACAGCGCGTAGTGGCTCAGAAACTCCTGGTCCGCCCGCATCATTCCTTCGACGTGGTGGATTTCGAGGACGCGCGAGATCGAACCTTCGCGACTATTATAGATGTAGCCCGGTTTCGGCTCGATGACGCAGAGGCCGCCGGCGGCAAGCGCCGAGGCAAGCAGGATGTAATCCTCGCCGATGCGGATGTCCTCGCGAAAACGCAATCCCTCGCTATTTAGGAAATCGCGCCGGAACATCGGCTTCATGTAGCCGAAGTTGAAGGTGGAGCGGAAAAGGATGTTGGAGGAAATGAAGTCCTCAAGGGTAAGGACGGGTCTTTCCTCCAGAAACTCTTCCGAGAACATCGTTTCCATCGGCCTGCCGTCCGTATAAGCGACATCGAGATTGTCTACAGCGATCACTGCATTCGCCGCATCTGCCCGGCACATCATGCAGGCGGAACGGTCGGGGCGGATGACGTCGTCCGAATCGAGAACGGCGATAAAGCGTCCGGTTGCTGCGTCGATACCGGCATTGCGCGCGCCTCCCGGTCCGAGGTTCTGTTCAAGGGCAAGCAGCCGGACACGCGGATCGTTGGCCGCAATGGCCTCGACGAGCGAGATCGTCTCGTCGGCGGAGCGGTCATCCACGACGATCACCTCCAGCGTCACGCCCTGCTGGTCAAGCGCACTTTGAATGGCGGCTTCGATCGTCTCGGCGGCATTATAGGCGGCAATGACGAAGCTGATATCGGGCTGAGGGTTAAGGTTCTCCATCAGGTTGCCTCCACCGCGCCGTATTGGCGGATTTCGCGCACTCCGAAGGCGCCGCTTACCGAGCCGAGATGCAAGGCGCCGCGCAGGGCATAGCGGTTGCGGCGCACGGCGTTGAAACCGTTCAGGGCGGCAAAGACGGCGCAATAGAGAACTTTCGATCCTGCCTTCAGCACCTGCATCACGCGTCTTGCGCCGGGTTTCTTTTCGGCAAGCACACGGCCATGGGTCTGGCCGGAGCGGAAGCGACGTTTGGCAAGCCACATGAAACGGGCGCGGTTTTCCGGCACCGGCTCGGAGAGCACGGCCTTTTGCGCAAAGACGATGCGACCGCCCGAAGCATGGAGATGCGAGAAGAAATGCGTGTCCTCACCGCCGCTCTGGCCGAGCGCCAGCGCAAAACGCCGGTCCTTTACCGATGGGGCGTCCATCTTGAGAAGCGTGTTGCAGGTGTAGCCGGTGATGATCTCGCCATTCACCCAGACGGGCACGGTCGAGTGAAAATCGCCACGTTTCATCCAGCCCGGCGCATTCTCACGGTAAACCGCCGTCACTGGGCCAAGAACGACATCCGCGCCGGTTTCGCCTGCCTTTTCCAGAAGTGCGGCCAGCCAGTGCGGCGGGGCGGTCTCATCATCGTCGATAAAGGCCAGATAGTCTGCCCGGCATTCAGAGAGGCAGGCGTTGCGGGCAATCGAGATATTCGATTTCGGGCAATGGACATAGGCGATCTCGAAAGGCGAAGTTTCACGCAGCCGATCCACACTTGCCTTGGCACTCGGTTCCTCATCATTGTCGGCAACGATCAGGCGAACTGTCACGCCTTCGGGCACTTCCAGTTCGAACAGTGACAGAAGTGTGGCGACCAGCGCCGGACGTCTGTAGGTACAGATGCCGATATCGACGGTCTTTGAATTGTGTGGTTCGGTGACGATGAGGTCGGTCATGAGACAGCCTTTTTTCCCCGGAATTTCAGGAGTTCCAGCCAGAAGCCGGTGGACCACGCCAGATGCATCACCATTGCGGAAAAGGCGGCGAGCGGGCCGTATGGGTTTTTCTGACCTATTGCCATCCACAAGCCATAACCCACACATGCGGCGATCCAGAGGCCGAGCGGAATAAGTGCTGCCCAATGCACAAGCGACAGCAGGGCAAGCACGAAGACCGGCAGGACAGCCAGCGGAATCATCTGGCGGATCTTCGGGATCGAGCGATGTTTCAGCAGGTTCTTTGCCCGGCCACGGCCATAGGCGAGATATTGCTTGAACAGAGGCATGACGCTGGCGCGCGGATAATAGGTCATGCGGGTCTTGTCGGTCATCCATATACGGAAACCGGATTTGCGCAGCCGGAAATCCAGTTCGGCATCCTCGTTGTGGCTGAAGCTTTCATCGTAACCACCGACCGCGTCGAAGGCGGCGATCCGCATCAGCGCGTGGTGGCCATGGTCGATCCAGTGTCCCTTGGCGCCTTCGCGGTGCTTGGAGCCGCCATTGCCGAGTTTGGAATTCTGCGCAATCGCCGTCGCTTTCTGGAACAGGCCGTGCCCGACCGTATCCATGGCGACCACGACGGAATCCGCGCCGGTGCGATCCGCGTCCTCGATTAGCCGCTGGCAATAATCATCCGGATAATCGCCATGGGCGTCGATGCGGATGAGGTAGTCGAAATCCTCGCCGAAAGTGGATACGGCCAGGTTTATACCGGCGCTCTGGATGCGCTTGGGATTGGGAAGGAGCGTAACGCGGTCATCCGTTACGGCGAAGGCGGAAACGATGTCGCGCGTGCCGTCCGTGCTGCCGCCATCGGCAACAACGATGCGGAAAATACGTCCGTCCATCGCGCCGGTGAATTTTCGCAGCAAGGCCTCGATCGTCTTTGCCTCGTTGAGGCAGGGAATGACGATCAGAGTTTTGATGCCGGAATGACCAAGACCTTCCATGATTTGCCCCCTACGCACTACACGGGTGAAAACGCAGCTTCACGGGCATGGCCGGAAGCGGATTTTGTAAGAGAGGACAATTGCTGGACCAGCTGACGGCAATCGTCGCGGTCGGTCAGCCATTGTTTCTTATCGAGTGCCGAGAGGGCGTCGAAGGCGTCCGTATACGTTTGTGGAGTCATAGTGTTGAAAAGAGCGGCCAGATCATCTGCGCCGGCATTTTGCAGAACAAAACCGATATTGCGCTTTTCGATGAAACGAGCCGTTTCCGTGCCTGCAAGTGCAATCGGCAGGGTGCCGTAAAGGCATCCCTCATAGAGCCGATTGGGCAGCAGCCAGCTTGAATTCTGGCCTTCCTCGAAGAAGTCGATCGCCCAGGTGAACTGCACTTCATTATAGATGGTGGCCAGATCTTCAGGGTTCTTGTAGGCCCCGTGGAAATGCACATGCGGCGCGGCAGCCACGAAACCATCGAAATCCGCAAATTCCGAATAGGCCGGCCGGCCGCGCAGGATGATCTCGACCTTGCCATCCATGCGCCTTGCAAAATCGGCGAGTATTTCGAGCGATTTGCGGCATCGAAGCGCCCCAAACCAGCCGATTTTCCACGGTTCGCCGGAGGCAGGCGGGCGCGGTTGTGGGGTGGCTGCTACAGCGGCATCAAGCGCCAGCACCCTGTTTTCCTGCAACAGCACGGGAAGGTTCAGGCCGGAAACGGGTTTGAAATAATGCTCGACGAAAGCTGGAGAACTCGTCATCAGCAGCTTGGCATCCCGGGCGAAATAGCGCTGGGCCGCATTGAGAAGCTGCCCCGGCTTGCCCTCATTGAGAAGCAGGCGGTGAATGTCGAGACATTCGTAAACCAGTGCCGGCTGGCGGTCGTAAAGCGACATGGCCCGTTTTGCGAGAGCCAGCATTTCCAGGTTTCTGGCAAGAATGACGTCGGGCGTGGGGGTGCCGCGTAATGTTTTGCCGAGCGAGAGGCTGGCTTTGGCGACGGCTGCCATGCGCTGAAGAAACTGCCCATCGGCGGTTTCTCCGAGAATGACCGGCACCACGCCCTCGATCTCTGCAAGCCGGTTCTGTCCGCGCCGGAAGCCCGCCAGCGTGACCCGCGCGCCGCCCGCAACCAAGGTCAACACCCGCCGGCGAATGGCGGGGTCCGACAGATCATGCGCGAGATAAAGAACATGGATCATGCATGGGTTCCGGTTGGTTTCATGCGTCAAGGACGCCGAGGCTCAGGTTTAAAAAGGCAATCAGTTAAGGGCGCAGGCGATGGATTCGGGAAACTGGCATTTGTCGCCGAGCGCCGTGAAGGCGAAGCGGTCAACAATCATCTGTGTTGCGCCGGAATAGGAAAAGGCACCCATCCAGTCCTTCAACGTGTCGGTTCCCCACAGGCTGAAGAAAATCTTCTGGGCATTCTGCGGAATCTTGGTCTCATCCGTGACTTCGTGAACGAGCTTGCCGTTGACGTAGTAACGCAGGCGCTGAGGCTCCCACACGAAGGCGTAATCGTTGAAGCCAGCATCAGCTCCGCCTTCTACCGGCACCAGTTTCTCATTGCCGCCCTTGGCGGAAATATACTGGTTCAGCTGCACCTTGCCCGTATTCTTGCCCAAAACCTCGAAGTCGATTTCATCATGGGGCTTTTTGTCGGTCGGGCCGATATAGGTGAAAAAGGCGGAGTTCAACCCGGAGCCGGTAGCGGCTTTCATCCGTGCTTCATAGGTGCCGTAGCGATAACGCCCCTTGGTCTGGATTTCACCGCAGGCGAAGTTGCGGTCGCCGGACTTTGCTTCCTCAAAACCAAGCGTCAGCTGGCCGTTTTCCACCGTGGCCAGTTTCTTCGACCAGGTGCAGTTCTGATGCGCACCGTTGTTCCAGCCGTCGGAGACGTACCAGAACGACCGGTCCATCTGATCGAAATTCTCGATGAAGGATGCACCGTTGCCTTCTTGTGCCTGGCTCGGTGTCGTGAAGGGTGTCGCCAGCAGGGCGGCGGCGAGAAGAATGCGTGTCTGAACGCGGGTGACAAATGTTGTCATTGGTTCACCTCTGTCGTTGCGAATAAAGTGTTTCGGATGTGGGCGGGCCGATCATGGAGGCCCGTTTTGCAGCGAATTCGGACGTTGTCTTGCGTTTGCCGTTCCGGCTTCCGGTCAGCACGGCATAGACGGCCGGCAGGTATTTGCGGGTTTGTGCATTGCTCACCACCAGAATGACAAAGGCGGACAGCGTGGCGATGACATAGAAGGCGGGGTAGAAATCGGGTCCGCCCTTGTTCCAGACCATCCACATGATGACGAGCAACGGATAGTGAGCGCAGAATATCCAGAAGCTGAGGCTTCCGGTCTCGGAAAGCCGCTTGCCGAGCCTGCTCCGGATCAAAAGCGCCGACGACGCCCAGAAACCGAGCGCGCCAAAAACAGCGAGCAAATTGCGCGACATGTTCAGCCAGAAGGTGAACTCCGGGCCGGTGAAATAGAGGCCTGTTGCCAGCATGGCCGCAGCGACAAAGGTCAGCGCCATGATCGGGAAGGCGTAGGGATCGAGTGCCTTGACATCGACGCGGTGCAGCGCAAGTGCGATGCCCAGCGAGAAGCTGAACAGGATCGATTTCTTCTGGACGATGAAGATCGTCAGATCAGGCATGGCGGTTATGAAGAGCAGGATAGCGAGGGTTGGCAGCGCAAAGCGGCGCATGAGAAATGCAAGCACCGGCGACAGCAGGATGCAGACGAACAGGTCACGCAGGAAATAAAGCGGCACGTTTACCGGCAGTTCTTCGAGCGCCGTGCCATGGCTGATGATTTCACGCGGGCTGGCGTTCCAGAGGTCCGGGAAATAACCCACACCAACGTCAAACAGCTGGATAAGCAAAATTGCGGCAAACAACGCGCCATTCCACAGCAGGAAGGGCAGCAGTACCGTTTTCGACTTCGAACGGATCGTCGCCGGATAATCGAACCCGCTCATGCCGCGACGAAACAGCAGATAGCCGGATATCGCGCTGAGACAGGGCACACCGATGCGAAACAGGGCGTCGCCCAGAAAAACACGCAGCCAGTCGAAGAAGCCGTAAAGGCCAAGAAAAGGGCTGGTTTCGGCATCGTGCGGCACATGGACGAACACGATTCCAGAGATCAGCAATATACGCATCAAATTGATACGGGAGGATAGGTTCTGATCGACAGTCACATCAGTCACCCCTATTGGGCGGCGTCCACCCACGCCGCGTTGCAACCAGAGCGAACTTAAGCCCGCACTCGTAAGTCTGGTTTCGACTTTAGGGTAAAATGTGGCGACGCGGGAAAAACACAAGCTTAGATATTGCGGGTGATTGTCTGGCGTTCCGGCATTCCGTGCGACTTAAAAAAATTAAGCAACTGAAAATATTTAATTTTTTCTAGATTTAAGTCGTCGCTAAAAATCGCCAGAGGAAGCGTTATTATCATTGTAAGCGATATTGCATCGCAAAAAAATGGTTTTGCCATGCCGTCACGGAACACATATCCGTGACGGGTGAGACCTGTTAACGGCCGAAATGAGGCGCTTTCAGTGACGAGCCGCTAACCTTGGGTTGCGTTTTCACGCATTCGCCGCGATTTGACCATCCCGTGGATTTTTCCAAGCAGGGCGCGTTCCGTCAACAAAATCAGCACCGCATAGATGATACCGCCGACTGCGGCGCCAACGAGGACCTGAAGCGTTGCGCTAGGGATGCGTTCGGCAAGGATGTGAAGCAGGTAACGCACCGAAACGGCCATGACCAGCGCTGCAATCATCGGTCTGCTGCTGACATAGAGGCCGCTAAGAAAGGGTGTATCGCTTGCCTTGAACACCGCCCATGAGTAGGCAACCAGCGTCACCGCATTGACGATGCAGAGCCAAATCATCGCGTCGATCAGGCTGCCGTAGACGGCTGCAGCCCAGACGGCAACCGTGGTGACGATGGCACGGATCGTGGCCGACCAGAACAGAACACGCCCATAGCCGGCACCCTTGAGATAGGGGATAAAGGTGCTGCATGGGGTCAGAATGGCTTTCGAGAGGGCAAGGAGACCGAGAACCGGCCAGGCATAAGCCCAGTTCTGCCCGAAAATCACCAGCATGGCCGGTTCGGCCACCGCCCAGAGGCCGAACATCATCGGCGCAAGCAGGACGGTCAGAACCTGCGTGCTGAACATCAGGGCATCACGCCGGCGCTGCGGATCGTCCATCATACGGCTGAAGGCGGGAAACAGCACGCCCATGACGGCCGACAGCACGACCTGATTGGGAATGCTGGCAAAACGGTTGGAGGCGGAATAGGCGCCCGCATCGGCAAGGCCGAGATGCCGGGCGATCACCACCATCGGCG from Agrobacterium tumefaciens carries:
- a CDS encoding lipopolysaccharide biosynthesis protein, with amino-acid sequence MPPAPNVKTITTNVGWSVLSKTGTFGLKFVTVPILARLLTPEEFGVVAVGLTVVQFLTMIAGAGLTSALIVEKEEDMDTIHTVFWANLAISCTMAAALYIFAEFFGGLLGAVESAYLLRIMAFLIPLQLAGDVAYSLLARRMNFSQDALWSMASESIAAVVAVAMALLGFGVWALIIQLFAAALIRLVGLYAVSRYCPRFVMKPRRLVPLLGFSSGLMGSEIANFVTFQSPMVVIARHLGLADAGAYSASNRFASIPNQVVLSAVMGVLFPAFSRMMDDPQRRRDALMFSTQVLTVLLAPMMFGLWAVAEPAMLVIFGQNWAYAWPVLGLLALSKAILTPCSTFIPYLKGAGYGRVLFWSATIRAIVTTVAVWAAAVYGSLIDAMIWLCIVNAVTLVAYSWAVFKASDTPFLSGLYVSSRPMIAALVMAVSVRYLLHILAERIPSATLQVLVGAAVGGIIYAVLILLTERALLGKIHGMVKSRRMRENATQG